GCCCTGCGGTCACGGCAAACGACATCCGCCACGAAAACAGCGTGCTGACAAACGTACCAAACGGCACACCGAACACCGTCGCCAAGGTAATCCCGGCAAAGATCAGTGCCGTCGCTTTCGCCGCTTTTGACTCGCTGACCAACCGCCCGGCAGCCGCAATCGCCACCGCCCAGAAACCACCCAGCGCCACCCCCAACAAGCCGCGCCCCAACAACATGATCGGCAATGACGGTGCCACCGCCGAAACGACGTTGGACGCCACCAGCAACAGGGTCAACAGCAGCAACAGGTGTCGCCGATTCATGCGCCCCGCGCCCAGCATGATCGCCGGCGCCGATACTGCCGCTACCATGCCCGGCACGGTCACCATCAACCCGGCCACACCATCGGTGATGCCCAGGCTATTGGCAATTTGCGGCAGGACGCCGACAGGCAGGTATTCGGTGGTGACAAAGGCAAAAGCACCCAGGGCCACCGCGTACACCGACAGCCAGTCGCGCCAGGAGGACGGCTCCGCTGGCGTGAGCGCAGCGGTGGCCGGTGATGCAGACAGATCGTTCATGGCAAAGCTCCACAGTAATGAGTGGCGCCATGCTAGGTATCTGATCACTGCGGAAAAACAGTGCGCAGCTCCGATCACTGCGGATCAATCGCTCCGCAATCGAACAGGCGTGCCGCCATTAGCGCCTTTCCTGTCCGCAGTGTTCGGCCCTTTGGCCGGTTTTTCCGCGGGGCTGCGCTCCCTAGACTTCACCTCGTCAGCCAAACCCTACGAGGACATTCCCATGACAACTGCACACTCCCCTATTCGCGTCGGCATCATCGGCGTTGGCAACTGGGCTCGCCACGGCCATCTGCGCGTGCTGAACCTGTTGCCGCAATATCACCTGCAAGCGGTGTACAGCGAACGCCGTGAACGCGCCGAAGCCGCGGCCAGCGAGTACGCCATCAGCCATGTCGCCGACTCGGTCGACGCGTTGGTCAACAACCCTGAAGTCGATCTGGTCGTGGTGCTCAACACCGCCCCGCAACACGAAAAAACCGTGCGCGCCGCCATCGCTGCCGGCAAAGACGTCTACTGCGAATGGCCGTTGACCACCACCACCGCAGACTCCGAACAATTGCTGCACCTGGCCAAAGACGCCGGCGTGCGTCACATCGTCGGCCTGCAACGCCGCCACGCGCCGCACAACCGCTACCTGCAAGACCTGCTGCAACAAGGCTACGTCGGCAAGGTGCGCTCCGTGCGGATGCACGTCAGCATGAATTACTTCCAGGCCCTGCGCCCCAACGCCCTGCGCTGGACCGCCCCCGAGGAAAACTTCTCCAGCGTCATTGCCATCTACGCCGGACACTTCCTCGACATGCTCTTCACCGCCACCGGCTGGCCAGTAAGTGTCTCGGGGTTGATGGTCAACCAGTTCCCGAAAGTGACGATCAAGGAAACCGGCGAAGTGCTCGACAGTACCGCCCCCGACCAGCTCGTACTCAGCGGCATGCTCGAAGACGGCGGCGTCATTTCGATCCACATCGAAGGCGGCAAACGCAACGGCTCGGGTGTGCAGATCGACATCACCGGCGACCAGGGCGACCTGAAAATCACCAACCGTTCGGCGTTTGGCGATGTCGGCGACGACTATGTCGTCGAGGGCGCGCATGGCGATAACCTGACGCTGGAAGTGTTGCCCGTGCCTGAGAATTATCAGCGCCTGCCGGCCTCGTCATTGCCGTCAGCCGTGCTTGAACTGGCAGAGCTCTATCACGTGTATGCGCAGGATGTTGCCGAAGGCACCCATGCGGCGGCGACGTTCAACGATGCATTGCGCCTGCATCAGTTGCTGGATGCGGCAAAGAGCGGGACTCAAACTCTCCTGAAACGGATCGTGTGACGACTCATGCTTGTGAAATACCTCGATATTGAACTATCGAGTATGAAACCTCGTTAGCGCAGCCGGGGCGGACACATGCCCGCCCCGAAGCGCCATTTAATCTCAGAGGCCATTATTGGATCGTCGCAGCCCGCCCTTTTACTCAATTGAATCCGGGAAACGTGCGCCGAACATCGGTAGGCCGCTGGCAGAACTGACTGTGGTGGCCTCGTCCTGGAGCACGTCCCAGTGTTCAACCAGAATGCCATTTTCGAGACGCACGATGTCTACTGCGATGAGCGCAGTCGGACTACCGTTTCCAGAGAAACGGCCATGAACCATCACTTTGTCATCCTCTGCCATTATTACGCTGGGTTCATACATCAGTGTATTGGGCAGACTTTTGATCAAGTCAAATAAACCCTGACGTGCTGGAGGGATAAGCGCACTGTGCTGAATATAGTCCGCAGACCAATACTCCTCGGCTGCATCGTAGTCACGTTGATTGAATAAAGCGTCGAAGGCTTTAAGTACGATAGATTTGTTTTTTACTTCAATATTCATAGTTGCTCCTGATTGTATGTTGAGACTTGGGGAAATAGAACGCAGGCCATGCGAGTCCTAATGGACAGTTACAACGATAGGGTTGGCCTCTAGAGCGCTTTCAAATTCCGTCAAGTCCGATTGTGAAAGGGCGAACAAAGGACAACGCATCAGAGTTCCGCACGCTGAAGGCAATACATCCTAGCCCTGAGGATTTAACCGTATAAGCCGAAAAACCGACATTTCATGCCAAACCGTTCCCCCTGACCGAGGACCTTCTATACGTATGTCGTCGTTGTTAAGCATGAGGAGCAAAAAAACGCCTGAAATCTCGATGATTTGCAGAAACATTAACGGGGAGATCACACTGCGACATTTCCGCGTTCGTAGCCCGCTATCGGACAACCTTTGCTGCCAGCCAAGGGTCGATTTTTCAGGACTTCGCGACAAGCAGGAAATCGGCCAGAAGCAGCCATTCGCGAAGGGCCGCTATGGGTCGATTCTGTTGAAAAAGTAGCTCCCCTATTTGGCCTGCGGCAAAATTGCTGCATTGGCCAGCAGGGAAGCACGCAGCATGATGGGACAGTTATCGAGTGGGCAGGAGCGACTGTTTTACTCGTTCAACCTTGAAGATCACATCCCAGCCAATCACCTTTTGTGCAGCATTGATCAGTGTCTCGATCTAAGCGACCTGCGCCATTACCTCGCCGATTTCTACAGCCCGATTGGGCGTCCGTCGATTGATCCCGAACTGATGATTCGCATGCTGATCGTGGGTTATTGCTACGGTATTCGCTCCGAGAGACGGCTGTGCGAAGAGGCTCACTTGAACCTGGCGTATCGTTGGTTCTGCCGGTTGAGCCTTGAAGATGAAGTCCCTAATCACTCGACCTTTTCCAAAAATCGACATGGCCGCTTTCGGGACAGTGATCTGTTTCGCTGGTTGTTCAATGAAGTGCTGCGTCGCTGCATGGACGCAGGTCTGGTCAAGGGTGAAGGATTTGCCGTGGATGCCAGCATCATCAAAGCGGATGCGAGTCGGCAGCGCGGTG
The Pseudomonas sp. GR 6-02 genome window above contains:
- a CDS encoding Gfo/Idh/MocA family protein, encoding MTTAHSPIRVGIIGVGNWARHGHLRVLNLLPQYHLQAVYSERRERAEAAASEYAISHVADSVDALVNNPEVDLVVVLNTAPQHEKTVRAAIAAGKDVYCEWPLTTTTADSEQLLHLAKDAGVRHIVGLQRRHAPHNRYLQDLLQQGYVGKVRSVRMHVSMNYFQALRPNALRWTAPEENFSSVIAIYAGHFLDMLFTATGWPVSVSGLMVNQFPKVTIKETGEVLDSTAPDQLVLSGMLEDGGVISIHIEGGKRNGSGVQIDITGDQGDLKITNRSAFGDVGDDYVVEGAHGDNLTLEVLPVPENYQRLPASSLPSAVLELAELYHVYAQDVAEGTHAAATFNDALRLHQLLDAAKSGTQTLLKRIV
- a CDS encoding nuclear transport factor 2 family protein produces the protein MNIEVKNKSIVLKAFDALFNQRDYDAAEEYWSADYIQHSALIPPARQGLFDLIKSLPNTLMYEPSVIMAEDDKVMVHGRFSGNGSPTALIAVDIVRLENGILVEHWDVLQDEATTVSSASGLPMFGARFPDSIE